TTATTGCACAAAACTAGTGGGAGGGATATGTACTGTTAATGGCCAtggtttataacaataaacactaatgctaaaataatagtattttgtctttgtattatgagttatgtatgaaatgttgtattgttggttgatagggaaatgtatgtgtgggtgtaggaaattgtacaatggatagtatttgtttaaaatagatgtagacataacgaggattataatttataatttattttatataattagtgtatgtgtgatttatctgtttatcttgcaagtatgaatctgaatgaattttgttggaaagagggttttaggattatgttataatatttgaagatgtataattgttgttctatcactgctagttcttttatttttatgaattatgtaaatgCCTCAAAACATGCTCtgccttggaggccaatactttatttctcggtatatgtatgtatgtgtggcatgaatgttaatgtgtcaaggtcagccagtactgatatactatgtaatcgcgtgctatgcacaagattattttgctatgtatgtggtttgcatttatatttgttgtatatttgtattgaatatgttggaatgtgtgcttatttatgagaaataaagtttattctaatCTATTCTATATATGGCTGgtccgatttggctaattttggttttcaaatatttttagaagtcCAAGGAAGGTTTAATAGGTGAAAAAGATTGAATAtgtttctcagaatatttaataattctgaacaattattataatatttaagacaCGTAATCCGAAGTTAAATAACCCTAAATAGCTGttgatactttcagctgaagttcacaaAAGTGGTAGAAACATttgcttaaattaaaatttgttatcatattaaataattgtacagtGATTGAACAGTGTTATGCAGATTGAGAATTCAAAGCATCTAAGTTTCATTCTAATTAAAAGATTGATATAAAACCCACCAaatcttttgacagaagtaggcttctcagacctgtgtatgtgtTTCTTGGTCGGTAAACAAGGTAAAATAAACTCTGGGACAAAATATCctaagaccaaaataaattaaaatagccgtaaatatgcactttttgatattttgttgagtgtggcaacaaggcaaactcaacattgatgTCGGAATTATAATTCACTCGAAGCAGAAGTGGTCTACACATACATAGCTTACAGAATTGTGTGCAAATCCGCGGATAACTGCTTAGTCCTACTGGTAGAATTATTATAACTTTCAGCATGGCAAGCTAATGTATAACATGTTACAATGCGTTAATAATGATTGTACTTAGAGGTCAAGaggataataaatattaaatatactaaatgaattatttacaacaaaatatatcaaatcattaataataagtataacaatGAGAAGAACGTGGACGATAATTTGAACTCGCCAAATGTATTAATACATGGAGTATTTGGCGACCGATAAGCCCACTAGTTGACACTATTGTTCCATTTGTGGACATGACGTCACCAAACAGCTGTTTAGCCTCAAGCCGTCACCACTCTTGGCGTGCGATGTGCTTGTGTGCGCGAGTAACAAGAATAGTGTTGTGTGCCGTTGGCTGATGTGGACACACAGCTATCAATAGCGTGCGTTAGCAGCAGTACGTAGGTCTCTGACCCATCTATCGGAAATATTGTTTCGACACACCTGTACATACAATACCGTTGAATTTACTACTTAGTTGGACGTACTATGTACTATGTACTATCTTGGATAGAAGAAAGATTAGCAGAAGTAATTGAAGGcaagaaatgatttaaattctttctttttattgCTACAACACAGTCTAAAGTAAAAGTatggaatatttaatattattcccATGGGTTTTACAgatcaaaatactttattaaatactacattaacAATCTTTTAATTCATATCGTAGTATTTTTAGACAAACTTAGAACCTTGTTTCTCATTAAGATATTACTCCTAAAAATTAATGGGgaattgttatagatttttttaaaggaatattaaTAGACTGCTGTAGAAAAACGACCTTTTAGTTTTCCTCATAAGAAAACTTGTAAACCTAATGCTCTTTTACGCATTTCTTATTGTAACATAACGGATGATGTCTCGTTTTAAAAACCCAATGAATACGCATCcaaaccctttttaattttttttttgtaaagtatatGTATGATTTTAAAGATGAGTAAGGTCTAAGAAGACCTTGGCATCATCCTTAGTCATATTTGACCTAGTAAATGCGCATACTAATTTTGGTTAAAATCAACGaacataatttctttaaaaaagatattataacGTTATTTAAGACCCAATGCCCTCTATTTTCACCCCTGAACTATAATTTATTCCATATAACTTTCACTTCAACTAAGACGACCATGTCAGCTGGGAAAAGCTAGAACCTATGCTCCGAGATGCACCACTCAAGTATAAGagcgtttataaaaattactagattTGGCTCATAGTATCCTTTTGCTTATTCGGGTAAAATCCATACTTCTTTAAGATATAAATAGCTGTGTGGCTAAAGACTCATCCCCTAGGCTTAACAATCACCCAAGATATATCATCAAATGACTTTcgttttacaaaagaaattctCTTTAAAAATCTTGCATTTACTAGACATTCTGTTTTTGATCCTGGAACTCCATTTCCACCCTATATGACCCAAAGGTACACTGTAACTGCTTTTCGGTTAgcatattttgtttcataagatGCACTTGGTAACTATGCAGTAAAATGAGCTAAAGCCATTGTCGCCCCcattagtttaaaatgtactgAGTGATCATTTTGGATAATGATTTATTGAATAGAATGGTCATACTGATTTTCATGAAACTAAACAGTTATATGTTTCTAGAGTATTAATGAATAACAAGTGGTTTACAAGGCTACAAAGGTTTCCATACCTATTTTGGTTGAAATACATGGAACTTTAAGGCGTCCAGATTAGTTGTGTATAAAACGGCAATGAGGCCCCGCACTATTGTAAGTTATTTTTGCAGGATTTTGCAGTATTTTGAAATGCAAagtacattgttttttaaaacagaGCCTTTCACTTTCATTGAGTGTCATCCCATTTTCAAGCTTCGAGGAAAAGGCCATATTGGAGAAATTTAGAGGTTCACGTTTCAGAAACTGTGTAAACAGGCGGTTTGAGGAGATCATAATTAAAGATAATCCCATATAAAAATCTGCTAGGATGCTAAAACCTTGAGAGAACTATTTGCTAACACTTAACGTTTCCTTAAGGGAAATTGTGaatactatgttattatattttccttGCTGTTTTACTATATTAAACAAAACGAAAATTACTAAAGCATAGAACAGTTTTGTTTAGAACAATCTACTCAGtcatacagttattttaaaacaagaaaattactgttatattatGTATAACCACTAGCAGTTTCCCCGCGGCTTTGCGCGTAATTTCTTGCTGACCAACTGAACATAACAGACATATCTCTTTAAATGCCATACCAAATACCCTTGTGACAAGTTGTTGTAGTTACCACCACTTTTTAAGTTAGTGGCATTTCGGGATAAAGTATGTTAAGTTTTATTCTGATATTTAGGCAATATACATATCAAATTTCGACCACTGCATCATCCAGTGGGATGATATTTCTATCTCTTAATCAGTTTTCTAATAAttggattttatgttttaagtgcAGTATTTAAGGTCCTAAAGTTGGACAGTGAAGCAGTTACTAATGAAATAAAACGCATTTTTTGTAACATTCCATGATATTTGATAGAATGGCTCCAACTATTCCAGTAACTCGTGGAATATTTAGGCCAATATGTGGGAATAAAGTCGTAGTgcattttgtgaaataatgtataatataatacgaTGGAGcctataattactataaaatgaaAACAGGCATATATCAGGCAGATGTTATTCCATTGTTTACAGAAAAGAGGGTTTGAGGTTAAGCAAGTGGCCTTTATTATTCAAGTTTTATGTATgtaggagcacttctggttcgaatgagCTGTTTCTGTAGCGACATATGAGTTCGCCTTCTTGCCCCGATCAAGGAAATACTATACGTAGTTCAGTTATTCCCACTTCTAtcaaaagtgtctacttccggtTCCTGTATTCTACTTAGATATAAAGGGTGGCGCGAGTAACATTAATTTCAGACGTGCCTTACTTTTCCATAGACCAACCTAGTTAATCTTTCCACTGTACGTCAAACAGCTCTGATGGTAATGTTTGGACACACACCAAGACCTTTTCAAACCATCCTGATTTGCTAATAATATCTATGATTATTTGTATTACCAAAATTAAAAGCAAGCCTACTTTGCGGGTCACACACCTCGATGTCATTGCGTACATGTTCAGTATTAGTTCTTCAAAGATGTGAAAATTCGTACATCTGACACAGAACACTGCATGCCTATTTAGAGAAAAACGGACTCAGTGTCTCTCGACGGTTTTCTGCcataaaaatgtacattctaAGGTCTAGTGCATTGCTTATACCATTTGCAATGATCACGGACTCACTGTGTACGTTTGCTTCCTCAAATTAAAATCAAGAGTGAATGATTCATTGAGTCATATTAGTTTACAGTCCCTCCTGGGGTTTCCCTCcacctactgtaaatatgccCCTCCACAATATCAAAGGAAACTGATCCCAAAATAAATTCAACTGATTGTATAATTATTGCTTCCATCCGTAGTAAACTTGAGATAATACTACTATCATAACTATTCGTGGCACATTACCACAGATGGCCAATTGTTTATACTCGTGCAAAGTTCTGGAATAAGTATTTCATAATGAGTAATATTTTGGGATAAGAATATGTCtagttttattctaatatttaagcAATATCCATATCACATTTGGAGTAAATCTGACCTCTTTTCTGTCCAGACTTTGCAGTGTGCTTGTAGTATCAAACATTCATACACCTAAATATACAATTTGCCATACATCATTCTTCGCAACATGATTATAGAAGATATAACACAACATATTGAGGAATGGAATCTATATATAATACCtttcccacctgacgaagaggatagattctaatcctcgaaacgttgtgttataccttctataacctataacgatggcaaatgtccgaaatcctgttatcctttaaaaccttccatcatcaataaaaaaccttaaaaaaagaattaatggAATAGTGTTTTAACATAGCTAGCTACTTTCTTATACTTAACATCCAAAAATTTCACTCAGAAAATCAGGATGTTCGGTGTGTTTAGGTCTTTCAGAAGGCAAACGACCAAGTGTCAATTCCCAGTATCAATACAAGCTACAGGGTCACGATATTGTTTGTTGAGTGACAAACACGGTCAGTTCCACAGTTAACATCATTTAGTCTGATTACGTCACGTTGTTTGTGAGGAGCCGTAGCGCCCATACCCTGCCTGACCTCGGCAACAGTTCCACATGTCTCGAGCTGGTGTCACGCGTCACAGCTCACTGCTAGTACTTATAATGTATTGACAATGCACATGAAATAATAGGTTTATATGTAGCACTTGAGAATATTACACCCTTTTTCCAAAGATCTCAGAAATTGTTGATGGGATAAGTGCGACGTATACAATATTACAAGGtcgtgttaaaaattaaattatcgaATACGATGTAGCGCACGCTTACCTTGTTTTTTCACGTAAAAGACTTTACTAAGGTTACATGCAAAACTTTAAgtagaaatttttatttgtaatttttaacagcTTATTTCATTCTGGATATATCGTGGAGGCTGATAGACAGAAAGGCAACCATGGAGAAAAAACATTTTCACTCCCCCCCCTCCCCACCACCCGagaaaatagaaattgtgtcagcttacTGAAAGATAGGATTCAATGACGCTCATCCAAACTTCTTGGTTTATCATTGGACACtgtgttgcctatatataaataagaCCATACAATTTTGAAGCCTATACTTCAGGTCGTTTTCGAGTTGTGGTGCGGACTGACAGGTAGATACACAGACAAAcagactgaaataaaaatgtctaccCCTAGAGTGAttgactttgctaacgctcagtcaataagCGTATAAGTTACTCGGAGTACAGAAGAATTCGATGGGATGTAAAGAAAACCTTACCAACCAATCTACCTAATatcctatatataaatgaaagtccatgtaaaatatttcaaatctgtagatcagttcgttttcgtgatatcgtgtggacatacaaataaaaattatattttcccacCCCGTGGAGTAATAGGGATTGCTAAAGTGCAGCCAATAATGTAAgatctaatattattataataattccaTTAATCAATTGATTTTCAACTAAAATACTCtcataaatctgtttttaaaagtatactctacacacacacacacacacattgagatacactaaatttatcttttatttacacACTAAGAAATTAGTAGGTCACATATGTTTTTTGATTTCATAGGCTTTACTGGaccattataactaaaaaatgtagCAAATCATTAAGAATATGCCTTTTGTTTCAGCATGTTTCTGCGTGATGGTATCTGGTTCCTGCTTCGGCTGGGTCACCCCCATCCTAGCCACTTTGCTGGGGCCAGATTCCGAGATCCCCATGACTTCCTCACAGAGCAGTTGGATGGTATCCATCATTGAGATTGGCAACCTCATCACCCCCATCCCTGCCAGCTTCTTGGCGGACCGGTGGGGTCGCCGGCCTTTGATACTGATCACCTGCCCCATCTACTTCCTCAGCTGGATCATCATACTTATCTGGCCCACAATCGAGACTCTCCTCTTCACCAGGATCGTTCAAGGGCTCGCAATGGGCGTGGTGTTCACAGTCGTACCTCTCTACCTCAGTGAGATCTCCAGCCCTGAGATACGTGGGTCTATCTGCAGCTTGTTCCACAACACTTGGTACCTCGGGCATGTCATAGAGTACTGTCTCGGAGCGTGCCTCTCATACCGCACGTACACTTACGTCACCGCCGCTCTACCCGTCATCTCCTTCTTGGTGTTCTACGGGCAGCCTGAATCGCCGTACTTCCTGGTCATGAAGAAGAGAAACGCCGAGGCAGCCAAATGTCTGACGAGACTCAGAGGATGCTCACCAGTGAACTCTGTCAGCGAAGAGCTACAGGCGATGGTTTTATCTTACAATAATGAAGTGAGCAATAAAGCGTCTTGGAAAGACATCTTTCGCACTTCTGCTGACATAAGAGCATTGTACATCGTACTTGGGCTGGGCACGCTGAGGGTTCTGAATGGGCTGATAGCGATAATGACGTACTCCACTCAAACTTTTTCCCACTTACATTCAGTAAATGCAAGTTTGCATTCAGTAAATGCGAGTGATAATTCCGTTTTGTCCAGAATTGTCACACCAAACAACACCACTATAGTTTTCGGCGTGATCATATTTATATCGAGTTTTTTCGTTGCGATCATTGCCGATCTGTCCGGTAGAAGACAACTTTTAATGTTCTCGGCGTTTGGATCTTGCGTAAATCTACTGCTTGCTGGAGGATACTTCTACATGGACACAATGACTAATATCGATGTATCTAGATACAATTGGTTCCCGGTTTTGACAATTATAGTATTCAGCCTATTCGTTACCCTCGGAATCGGCCCAGTCTCGGTCATGTACCAGTCGGAGATGTTCCTGTCCAACACTCGTGGATTTGCGTCGAGTATCTCTGCCATCAACCTCACCCTTAACGCATTCTTCCTGCTCAAGTTTTATCAAGTTTTAGCCGACAACGTCGGAGAATactttatattttggttattttccaCGTTCTGTCTTATAGGACTGATCTGGATTTACATTACCGTTCCAGAAACAAGGGGTAAAACCTTCAGTCAAATCCGTCAAGAACTGACCAACTCTATTCAAAGTAAAAAGAACGCTAGCAAAAAGGTACCAACTATTCCGAAAATAGAGATCTCAGATGCCCCGttataatgtaaaagtttatatggAACCAGTGTttagttaaatattgatttttttatgattttattgtacCTGTGTATTGTTTTGTATTGAATGTTTATTAGTGTGTACAATGTATGAAAAAGTAACTTGCGAATTATAGTTACCAGTGACCTTGAAGTACGAAAGGAAACGTTGTTACACTTATATTTTACAGCCACAATTGGATTTATTTACAGTTTGACTTTACCATACCAAATCATTCCACTTCGATTTACAGCgcgataatataatataattatttcgaTGCGATCGTAGCCAATTGTCATGAATAATAAACACGTTGTTGGCTTGTTGGCTCCCAgatcttgcgttatttcttgcaggAGGATTCTTCTTTATGGATACAAACACTAATATCGATGTACCGATGATCTCCTGAACTGATATTGATCATAATCAGATTGTTCATTACCCTCGTCATCAGCAGTCTTGAACAAGTTTCAGTCGAATGTATTCCTGTCCAGCACACGGCAAACCCTAGTACATCTGACGTCAACCTGACTCTCAACGCGTTCTTACCCAATAGCAACCGTGTCCATGGAAtagatcatatttttaatattcaaaattattacttattggGTTATCCTGGATTAcattactgtttcaaaaaaaaacaaaaaaaaagaaaccgTTATCTCCAATCAGACGAAGAAATATTTTCTAAGTAGAACAATCGCTAGGGAAGAACCACCACTGAAGAGCTTTCTTGTGGATAGATCCTGCGTTTTGTCAAATTCATGTTACATTTAATACTGCAGTATTTTTAGTGCctgtttacactaaacaattcattATAACGTACAATATGAATGAATGGTACCAGAGACTATAGATCAAAGAGCATTGAAGGTTTTGAACTTGCTGATATCGATAATGGCATATTCAATTGGAACGATCTCACACATACATTCAGTAAACGCAAATGAAAATTCTATCTTTTCAAGTCTTGTCATGCTAAACATCGCCACTATAATATACGGTGTGATTTATTCGGAAGCAGACAACTTTTGGTGATTTTGGTATTTCGAGTGTCGCGTTAATTTGCTCTGTTCTAGTAAATGGTCTAGTTTCCCAAATATCCCACCCCTAAAACACAACCTACACATTTGTAGAATATAATTCACTGTAGAATCAATGTGTCAAAAATGTGTGTTTCCTTTTTAGGTATTCTGCTTTCAAGCGTTTATGTACATAAAACCATGGTCGGGATGTCAGAGAGCATTAAGGGGTTGAAAGTACTAATAACGATGAAATATTCCACTTGGCTTTCAAATAGTTGGAATTTTAAATTCTCAAATTCGTCacaacaatttataaacttttatcgTTACCGATTTATTCGGGAACAACTGTTGATGTTTCCGGCGTTTGCGTCTTGcattattttttcagtttcttTCTACGTGAAGAAATCTAGTTGTTGCTTTTGATGGGTCATCTCATCCTAGCTAAACTGCTGGGTCCAGATTCTGAGGTCCACACGTCTCACCCGTCAAGAATGGTATCCATAATTGAGACCATCAACCCTATGATAACTATCTCAATAAACGGATCGGTTGGGTTTCCTTCCCTTAATACTCGTCACTTTAATTATCGcaattattgctaaattacaaCTGTTAATATTTTCAGGATCTTGCGTTAAAATATTACTTGCAAGAGGATACTCCTcctttacataaaattaaaccaGGTAAAAACCCTGACATTGACAATTAGTTGTATTCAGACTGTCACCCGTCTCAGTTTCAGCCATTTAACAGACAGTGATAATCCTCAGCAACAATTCGGATAGTTTTTAGGTTCTCTGACACTAACATGTCTTTCACCTCTTCTTCCTCGAAGGTTTATCAAATAATAGCCGATAATATTGGAGAATTAGGTTATTTTTCACGTTATGCCTTTAAGGTTGATCTGGCTGAATATTACTGTTCCAGGAACTATCAATATGATTCGAAGTAAAACGATCTCTTGGAAAAAGCTGCAAACGATAGCTAAAATAGAGATATGAAATGTCcctttgtaacaaataattttgaatttagctcgtGGTTTATAAAAACTTACACAACAGTCTAATTTCTTAATAATGGATTGTGTTTTACGTTACATTGTTGGATTATGTGTTCTatgttaaattgtgtattaaaaagtGATATTAATAGTTCTATAAGTTTAGTTACCGGCATACAGTGTTAATTGTAAGTAGTCctagaagatatatatatattcgaaaGTTCAAAATAGCGTAATCTTTAGGATATTTTGAGTAGGCTAAGTAGTATG
The Homalodisca vitripennis isolate AUS2020 chromosome 4, UT_GWSS_2.1, whole genome shotgun sequence DNA segment above includes these coding regions:
- the LOC124360125 gene encoding facilitated trehalose transporter Tret1-like codes for the protein MTLVRAATSPGFSAMRRNGALQQYLAGFTACFCVMVSGSCFGWVTPILATLLGPDSEIPMTSSQSSWMVSIIEIGNLITPIPASFLADRWGRRPLILITCPIYFLSWIIILIWPTIETLLFTRIVQGLAMGVVFTVVPLYLSEISSPEIRGSICSLFHNTWYLGHVIEYCLGACLSYRTYTYVTAALPVISFLVFYGQPESPYFLVMKKRNAEAAKCLTRLRGCSPVNSVSEELQAMVLSYNNEVSNKASWKDIFRTSADIRALYIVLGLGTLRVLNGLIAIMTYSTQTFSHLHSVNASLHSVNASDNSVLSRIVTPNNTTIVFGVIIFISSFFVAIIADLSGRRQLLMFSAFGSCVNLLLAGGYFYMDTMTNIDVSRYNWFPVLTIIVFSLFVTLGIGPVSVMYQSEMFLSNTRGFASSISAINLTLNAFFLLKFYQVLADNVGEYFIFWLFSTFCLIGLIWIYITVPETRGKTFSQIRQELTNSIQSKKNASKKVPTIPKIEISDAPL